In the genome of Bremerella sp. JC817, one region contains:
- a CDS encoding ABC transporter ATP-binding protein — translation MLKTHNLTKRYGSFLALDHAQIVVAEGECCGVLGPNGAGKSTLFRLLMGFLQPTDGTAHIGGKDCQREKTEVHSLVSYLPGDVRLFDEMKGKQVLEFFADIHPRGNRERSYATAKRLDLDISRRVGYMSTGMRQKLGLSIALATDAPVLIMDEPTTSLDPNVRGEVIRMIGEAHKSGRTVLICSHVLSEIEDICGRAIIMRQGKVVHDQCLQDLARRHSVVFELNQSLPRIPDEIRPRVLTARQTETSVRLETEGELRDVMAWLTQLPITNLKANRMGLREVYDRFHAPVSEHAA, via the coding sequence ATGCTGAAGACGCACAACCTGACAAAACGATACGGCAGTTTTCTCGCTCTGGACCACGCTCAAATCGTGGTTGCCGAGGGAGAATGTTGCGGCGTTCTTGGTCCCAATGGTGCCGGGAAGTCAACACTCTTTCGCCTGTTGATGGGCTTCCTCCAGCCGACCGATGGCACGGCACACATCGGCGGGAAAGACTGCCAACGCGAAAAGACTGAAGTCCATAGCCTGGTTTCTTACTTGCCAGGCGATGTTCGTCTGTTCGACGAAATGAAAGGGAAGCAGGTCCTCGAGTTCTTCGCCGATATCCATCCGCGCGGTAATCGAGAGCGATCCTACGCCACGGCCAAACGCCTGGATCTAGATATTAGCCGCCGCGTCGGCTACATGAGCACCGGCATGCGGCAGAAACTGGGCCTTTCAATTGCCCTGGCGACCGATGCACCGGTGCTGATCATGGACGAGCCGACCACCAGCCTCGACCCGAACGTTCGTGGCGAAGTGATTCGCATGATTGGCGAGGCCCACAAGTCAGGGCGAACCGTGTTGATCTGCTCGCACGTGTTGTCCGAAATCGAAGACATCTGCGGTCGAGCGATCATCATGCGGCAAGGAAAAGTGGTGCACGACCAGTGCCTGCAAGATCTGGCTCGCCGCCATTCGGTCGTGTTCGAGCTCAACCAATCACTGCCCCGGATTCCGGATGAAATTCGTCCGCGCGTGCTGACAGCTCGCCAGACCGAGACGTCGGTCCGCCTCGAAACCGAAGGCGAACTTCGCGATGTGATGGCATGGCTCACGCAGCTTCCGATCACCAACCTGAAGGCGAATCGGATGGGGCTACGAGAAGTCTACGATCGATTCCATGCCCCTGTTAGCGAGCATGCCGCATGA
- a CDS encoding ABC transporter permease subunit, with amino-acid sequence MNLAMLRQVWRESRLLMLGCSIALFAFCWIRVWIVGRIDMSRFQGILEILRPEFENFSAVDFEHALTYPGRVAFTFTEPMVIILVVAWAIARGSDSVSGPLGRGTMEMMLSQPVSRFQYLMSKNLVCIFGTLLIAASAYAGIAGSITYTSVKKESPPIKMQIPLVKIEVEIPFTKDPNAPTRMPLSDFVDRQDMIPSALNLMGLGLFFGGFTTLMSAWDQYRWRTIAIAAGFLIIQLMLRVLSLSMEDVAWLKYTTIFSLYEPEVLVSYAVHSQDAAWSFLFEKTAGDWRLGGLGYLTLLGGTGLLGFATGTWVFCRRDLPAPV; translated from the coding sequence ATGAATCTGGCGATGTTAAGGCAAGTCTGGCGCGAGTCGCGTCTGCTGATGCTGGGGTGTTCGATCGCATTGTTCGCCTTCTGCTGGATTCGCGTGTGGATTGTTGGTCGTATCGACATGAGCCGCTTTCAGGGAATCCTCGAGATCTTGCGGCCAGAGTTCGAGAACTTCTCGGCCGTCGACTTCGAGCATGCATTAACCTACCCAGGCCGCGTGGCGTTCACCTTCACCGAGCCGATGGTCATCATCCTAGTGGTGGCCTGGGCGATTGCCCGGGGAAGCGATTCGGTCAGTGGCCCGCTGGGGCGTGGCACGATGGAAATGATGCTTTCGCAGCCGGTCAGTCGCTTTCAGTACTTGATGAGCAAGAACCTGGTCTGCATCTTCGGCACGCTGCTGATCGCCGCCAGCGCGTATGCAGGCATCGCCGGTAGCATCACCTACACCTCGGTGAAGAAGGAATCGCCACCGATCAAGATGCAGATTCCGCTGGTCAAAATCGAAGTCGAGATTCCATTCACCAAAGATCCGAACGCCCCGACGCGGATGCCACTGTCGGACTTTGTCGATCGGCAAGACATGATCCCATCCGCATTGAACCTGATGGGCTTGGGTTTGTTCTTTGGCGGGTTCACCACGCTGATGTCGGCCTGGGATCAATATCGCTGGCGGACGATCGCGATCGCGGCCGGGTTCCTCATCATCCAACTGATGCTGCGGGTGCTCTCGCTTTCGATGGAAGATGTCGCGTGGCTGAAATACACGACCATCTTCTCGTTGTACGAACCGGAAGTGTTGGTTAGCTATGCCGTGCATAGCCAGGATGCGGCCTGGAGTTTCTTGTTCGAGAAGACGGCCGGTGATTGGCGACTGGGTGGGCTTGGTTACTTGACCCTGCTCGGCGGAACCGGATTGCTCGGATTCGCCACCGGGACCTGGGTATTTTGTCGACGCGACCTTCCGGCACCGGTATAA
- a CDS encoding FHA domain-containing protein, translating to MKFHKFMAYITLRIIDGADRGAVYEGLETPVSIGREEGNTLQLKDDRVSRFHLKIQEDHNKVVLTDLESTNGTRVNGEDIHLRILRHGDMIQVGRSVIIYGSEKQIAVRLAALRRQQEEKNNDLPDDDRTVGPDDSPDIESSLEFELNWNAQQDDLQAAIYTLQPPELPERLSPAQAAQLAELMDYVHIRIRHLLVSVEMNERTESVTLSMREWQNLLDLQSRLSMLLRNIGEPE from the coding sequence ATGAAATTCCACAAGTTTATGGCCTACATCACGTTGCGGATCATCGACGGCGCCGACCGGGGAGCGGTATACGAAGGACTTGAGACGCCAGTTTCCATCGGACGCGAAGAGGGAAACACGCTCCAGCTGAAGGACGACCGCGTCAGCCGCTTTCATCTGAAAATCCAGGAAGACCATAACAAGGTCGTTCTGACCGATCTGGAAAGCACCAACGGAACGCGAGTCAATGGCGAGGACATCCATCTACGGATCCTGCGTCATGGCGACATGATCCAGGTTGGCCGATCGGTCATCATCTATGGCTCGGAAAAGCAAATTGCGGTTCGACTGGCGGCTTTGCGGCGACAACAGGAAGAAAAGAACAACGATCTGCCCGATGACGATCGTACCGTCGGACCCGACGATAGCCCTGATATCGAGTCTTCGCTCGAGTTCGAGCTGAACTGGAACGCTCAGCAAGACGATCTGCAAGCTGCCATCTACACGCTGCAGCCACCCGAGTTGCCGGAACGTCTCAGCCCGGCCCAAGCCGCACAGCTTGCCGAACTGATGGATTACGTGCACATTCGGATCCGTCATCTGCTGGTCAGTGTCGAAATGAACGAGCGCACCGAGAGCGTCACCCTTTCGATGCGGGAGTGGCAAAACCTGCTCGATCTGCAGTCTCGGCTGTCGATGCTTTTGCGAAATATCGGCGAGCCGGAATAA
- the dnaE gene encoding DNA polymerase III subunit alpha, whose product MSQPFVHLHCHSHYSLLDGAGPIPKLVTRAKEHGMNALALTDHGNLHGALQFYNKCKENEINPIIGYEAYIAPGSRLEKSGGMRGSNYHLTLLAQNKTGFKNLVKLASAAYLEGFYFKPRIDKELLEKFSEGIICLSGCVSSEFSKIVMRGTDTAEVIKEAEETAGWFHNVFGDRYFVEIMNNGLDIQKLQLEGAVDIAKKLGMPLVATSDTHYVDQSDAEAQDILLCVNTGKFRTDASRMKMENDQFYLRTPDDMYASFPGLEDACARSQEIANTVDIDLELGKRHFPSFKIPDNKTADDYLRELCIQGLFERYEGNEEMLPNGELSEVVMARLDRELGVISKLGFPNYFLIVWDFVVEARRQNIPATARGSGVGALVCYALYLSHVCPIKYDLLFERFLDENRLEAPDIDIDFDKERRGMVIKYVKDKYGEANVAQIGTFGTLAARAAIKDVGRAMGLPLDMVNEVTGMVPDQLGIKLKAALEQSADMQTAYNSNPDIKELLDLAMKIEGLARNVGTHAAAVVIADEPLEEYVPLCRVSGKDDIITQWSMNDVEAAGLLKMDFLGLRNLTILRNAVDLIKNVRGEDLDILRLPLEDRETFDLLRRGETKGVFQLESGGIRDLLKRMRPDSFLDIIATNALYRPGPLEGGMVDDYIEVKHGRKEAVYKHQVLKDVLEETNGVMVYQEQVMRILNRLGGIPLAKAYTCIKAISKKKESIIQANREQFLVGAQEKGLTKQEATDFWDMIVKFAGYGFNKSHSTAYALVAYQTAYLKAHYPIEFMAALLSGDISGRNFKTKDSLVEHMEDAERMNIEVAPPDVNFSEEEFTVKDGKIVFALSAIKGCGGGAAEAIVAAREKDGPFTDIYDFCERVDPSQCGKSAIETLIKAGAFDKLGGHRAQYVAALDKAIQSGASAIADRKAGQKNLFAAVEDPVEEAKTVTLPDVPPWPDKELLVYEKECLGFYWSSHPLAEYSRKFEMCCSHRTSSLGGVKDKTEVTLGGMVGSIKLAHTRKARAGSTHTKYANFDLEDVDGGIRCILWPEDYAKVGETLRPDGVYIVSGRIDRRGGDDEEANLIVNELIPIEDVETRYARGVAVRVDEQVHGEDKLRTLVEIVRGYPGNCELRLILVLGDGRQVAMKSQKGVDLSPEMRTRIDELLGDGNFELLLRRPAKGGMRTSA is encoded by the coding sequence ATGAGCCAACCGTTCGTCCATTTGCATTGCCATTCGCATTACAGCCTTCTGGACGGAGCGGGCCCGATTCCCAAGCTCGTCACGCGTGCCAAAGAGCACGGCATGAACGCCCTGGCCCTCACCGATCACGGTAACCTGCACGGGGCACTCCAGTTCTATAACAAGTGCAAAGAGAACGAGATCAACCCGATCATCGGGTACGAAGCCTACATCGCCCCCGGCAGTCGCCTGGAAAAGTCGGGCGGGATGCGCGGCTCGAACTATCACTTGACGCTGCTGGCCCAAAACAAGACCGGCTTCAAGAACCTGGTGAAGCTGGCATCGGCTGCTTACCTGGAAGGCTTCTACTTCAAGCCGCGTATCGACAAAGAGTTGCTCGAGAAGTTCAGCGAAGGAATCATCTGTCTCAGCGGTTGCGTATCGAGCGAGTTCTCGAAGATCGTAATGCGTGGGACCGATACGGCCGAAGTGATCAAAGAAGCGGAGGAAACGGCTGGTTGGTTCCACAACGTCTTCGGCGACCGTTACTTCGTCGAGATCATGAACAATGGGCTCGATATCCAGAAGCTGCAACTGGAAGGGGCCGTCGACATCGCCAAGAAGCTGGGCATGCCGTTGGTCGCCACAAGCGATACCCACTATGTCGATCAAAGCGATGCCGAGGCTCAGGATATTCTGCTCTGCGTGAACACCGGCAAGTTCCGCACCGACGCCAGCCGTATGAAGATGGAGAACGATCAGTTCTATCTTCGTACGCCGGACGATATGTACGCCAGCTTCCCAGGGCTGGAAGATGCTTGTGCCCGTAGCCAAGAGATCGCCAACACGGTCGACATCGACTTGGAACTGGGCAAACGTCACTTTCCTTCGTTCAAGATTCCAGACAACAAGACGGCCGACGATTACCTCCGCGAGCTTTGCATCCAAGGCTTGTTCGAGCGTTACGAAGGCAACGAAGAGATGCTGCCCAATGGCGAGCTGAGCGAAGTCGTCATGGCTCGTCTCGACCGCGAACTGGGCGTGATCAGCAAGCTCGGTTTCCCGAACTACTTCTTGATCGTGTGGGACTTCGTTGTGGAAGCTCGACGCCAGAACATCCCGGCCACGGCTCGTGGTAGCGGTGTGGGGGCGTTGGTCTGTTACGCGCTTTATCTCAGCCACGTCTGTCCGATCAAGTACGACTTGCTGTTCGAGCGATTCCTTGACGAAAACCGCTTGGAAGCCCCCGATATCGATATCGACTTCGATAAAGAACGTCGCGGGATGGTCATCAAGTACGTTAAGGACAAGTACGGCGAAGCGAACGTGGCCCAGATCGGGACATTCGGTACGCTGGCAGCGCGAGCCGCGATCAAAGACGTTGGCCGCGCGATGGGCCTGCCACTCGATATGGTCAACGAAGTGACCGGCATGGTCCCTGACCAGTTGGGCATCAAGCTGAAAGCGGCGCTCGAACAAAGCGCCGACATGCAGACCGCTTACAACTCGAATCCCGACATCAAAGAGCTGCTCGATCTGGCGATGAAGATCGAGGGTCTGGCCCGTAACGTCGGTACCCATGCCGCGGCGGTGGTGATCGCCGACGAACCGCTCGAAGAATATGTTCCGCTTTGCCGCGTTTCCGGCAAAGACGACATCATCACCCAGTGGTCGATGAACGACGTCGAAGCGGCCGGTTTGCTGAAGATGGACTTCCTCGGACTGAGGAACTTGACGATCCTTCGTAACGCGGTCGACCTGATCAAGAACGTCCGAGGCGAAGACCTCGACATTCTGCGACTTCCGCTGGAAGACCGCGAAACGTTCGATCTGCTTCGTCGCGGTGAAACGAAGGGTGTGTTTCAGCTGGAAAGTGGTGGTATTCGCGACCTGCTCAAGCGAATGCGGCCCGACAGCTTCCTCGACATCATCGCGACCAATGCGTTGTACCGACCAGGTCCGCTGGAAGGCGGGATGGTCGATGACTACATCGAAGTGAAGCATGGCCGCAAAGAGGCTGTGTACAAGCACCAGGTGCTCAAGGACGTTCTGGAAGAGACCAACGGCGTGATGGTCTACCAGGAACAGGTGATGCGGATTCTGAACCGGCTCGGTGGGATCCCGCTCGCCAAAGCGTATACGTGTATTAAGGCGATCAGTAAGAAGAAAGAATCGATCATCCAGGCCAACCGCGAGCAGTTCCTCGTCGGTGCCCAGGAAAAAGGTCTGACCAAGCAGGAAGCGACCGACTTCTGGGACATGATCGTGAAGTTCGCTGGTTACGGCTTTAACAAAAGCCACTCGACGGCCTACGCCCTGGTTGCCTATCAAACGGCGTACCTGAAGGCGCACTACCCGATCGAGTTCATGGCGGCACTTCTTTCAGGCGACATCTCGGGTCGTAACTTCAAAACCAAAGACTCGCTCGTCGAACACATGGAAGACGCCGAGCGCATGAATATCGAAGTTGCCCCGCCCGACGTGAACTTCTCTGAAGAAGAGTTCACCGTCAAAGATGGCAAGATCGTGTTCGCTTTGAGCGCGATCAAAGGCTGCGGTGGTGGTGCGGCGGAAGCGATTGTCGCGGCTCGCGAAAAAGATGGGCCATTCACTGACATCTACGACTTCTGCGAACGAGTCGATCCTTCGCAGTGCGGCAAAAGTGCCATCGAAACGCTGATCAAGGCAGGTGCCTTTGACAAACTGGGTGGTCATCGTGCTCAGTATGTTGCCGCTCTCGACAAGGCAATCCAGTCGGGGGCATCCGCGATCGCCGACCGCAAGGCTGGCCAGAAGAATCTGTTCGCCGCGGTCGAAGATCCCGTCGAAGAAGCGAAGACGGTCACCTTGCCCGATGTCCCACCATGGCCTGACAAAGAACTGCTGGTTTACGAGAAGGAGTGTCTTGGCTTTTACTGGTCAAGCCATCCACTGGCAGAGTACTCGCGCAAGTTCGAGATGTGCTGCTCGCATCGCACTTCCAGCCTGGGCGGCGTGAAAGACAAGACCGAAGTCACGCTAGGCGGGATGGTCGGTTCGATCAAGTTGGCCCACACGCGAAAGGCTCGTGCCGGTAGCACGCACACCAAGTACGCCAACTTCGACCTGGAAGATGTCGACGGCGGTATCCGCTGCATCTTGTGGCCGGAAGACTACGCCAAGGTCGGCGAAACGCTTCGCCCTGACGGCGTGTACATTGTTTCCGGACGGATCGACCGACGTGGCGGCGATGACGAAGAAGCGAACCTGATCGTGAACGAATTGATTCCGATCGAAGATGTCGAAACCCGTTATGCCCGTGGTGTCGCCGTTCGCGTCGACGAACAAGTGCATGGCGAAGACAAGCTGCGAACACTCGTGGAAATCGTCCGCGGCTATCCTGGCAACTGCGAGCTGCGTTTGATCCTGGTGCTGGGAGATGGTCGCCAGGTGGCGATGAAAAGCCAGAAGGGGGTCGACCTCTCGCCAGAGATGCGCACGCGTATCGACGAACTGCTAGGAGATGGCAACTTCGAGCTACTACTCAGACGTCCGGCCAAAGGCGGGATGCGGACGTCGGCGTAG
- a CDS encoding DUF1559 domain-containing protein, translated as MSTSWPSRKNRGFTLVELLVVIAIIGVLVALLLPAVQQAREAARRMQCTNNLKQTVLAMHNYESTYGCLPRPGDSKKPNPLVVTLPFIEQGAIAEKWVAGEYWYSPDNLAASIGVMPQTFVCPSTPEGGVAPNLTNASASWQLRQGLQTRDYSWPALVADYDKTWGSYLGDTMFAVGKYSKFRDCSDGLSNTIMMHEQAAGPYGWVNGQKVLPENPTVYVGKYWTESAGGGYPAQFYYTYSDSASVGIVFSPGPILNNQNFNSLYSFHPSGVMVGMGDGSARFLTDSMNVRNITYLLCRNDGKIISEE; from the coding sequence ATGTCCACTTCCTGGCCTTCGAGAAAGAACCGCGGTTTTACCTTGGTGGAACTGTTGGTCGTCATCGCCATTATCGGTGTCTTAGTCGCACTGTTGCTACCCGCAGTTCAGCAAGCCCGCGAGGCGGCCCGGCGGATGCAATGCACAAATAACCTGAAGCAGACTGTGCTGGCGATGCATAACTATGAGTCAACTTATGGTTGTCTCCCTCGACCCGGCGATAGCAAAAAACCGAATCCTTTGGTTGTTACGCTGCCCTTTATCGAACAGGGAGCCATCGCTGAGAAATGGGTGGCTGGCGAGTACTGGTATAGTCCCGACAATTTGGCTGCCTCGATCGGCGTGATGCCACAAACGTTTGTTTGCCCCAGCACGCCAGAAGGAGGCGTGGCACCTAATCTGACTAACGCATCAGCGAGTTGGCAACTGCGACAGGGCCTGCAGACCAGGGATTACAGTTGGCCGGCGCTCGTTGCGGACTACGACAAAACATGGGGATCCTACCTGGGAGACACCATGTTTGCCGTTGGTAAGTACTCCAAGTTTCGAGACTGCTCCGATGGCCTTTCGAATACGATCATGATGCATGAACAGGCTGCTGGCCCGTATGGCTGGGTGAATGGCCAAAAGGTACTTCCAGAGAATCCAACCGTTTATGTGGGGAAATATTGGACGGAAAGCGCCGGCGGCGGGTATCCCGCGCAGTTTTATTACACCTATAGCGACTCAGCAAGTGTCGGGATTGTGTTTAGTCCTGGTCCAATCTTGAATAACCAGAACTTCAACTCTCTCTATTCGTTCCATCCAAGTGGAGTCATGGTGGGTATGGGGGATGGTTCCGCGCGATTCCTGACGGACAGTATGAATGTCCGTAACATCACGTACCTTCTTTGCCGCAATGACGGCAAGATCATCTCTGAGGAGTAA
- a CDS encoding DUF1598 domain-containing protein yields MDLRLIKLWSLLAVALMLTLSANTAFAQTTDDDDDDTTTVAAGIFVDAQGVLKMRRALDPTGQLMRRRVQQAASVLPPELNRPSKLRKVSLNRLEKAVAEAVAKGGGIPDEMKNLAGLNEIQYVFYYPDTKDIVIAGTAEGYVRDLNGVNVGTYSGKATLQLDDLVVALRAFAPYSKGTNDVGVSIDPTQEGLAKLNQVIASIPQTSVRPGDTQAIVSAMKNALGLQVVSVRGVSPNTHFARVMVEADYRMKLIGIGLEQPPVNIPSYVEKARPGSIASNAMQRWYFVPNYDCVKVSEDGLAMELMGEGVKLIGASEMVTMQGGRQQTNAVDRSSYMFTSTFTKKYGELAEREAVFAQLRDLIDMLIAAAYIQEQDYYQESGFDLGVFADEDSFPVENLAAPETVETAVNAIWKGNRLLTPIGGGVEIRAKEALTPENVQQDEKGELAETQKGINLDNLAAGQWWWD; encoded by the coding sequence ATGGACTTGCGACTCATCAAGCTGTGGTCGTTGCTCGCGGTCGCTCTCATGTTGACGCTGAGTGCAAACACCGCCTTCGCTCAGACCACCGACGACGACGACGATGACACCACCACCGTTGCCGCTGGTATCTTCGTCGATGCCCAAGGTGTGCTGAAGATGCGTCGCGCACTCGATCCGACGGGTCAACTGATGCGTCGTCGCGTGCAGCAAGCCGCTTCGGTTCTTCCACCAGAACTGAATCGTCCGAGCAAGCTTCGTAAAGTCTCGCTCAATCGCCTTGAAAAAGCAGTCGCGGAAGCGGTTGCCAAGGGTGGCGGTATCCCAGACGAAATGAAGAACCTGGCTGGTCTGAACGAGATCCAGTACGTCTTCTATTACCCAGACACGAAAGACATTGTCATCGCCGGTACGGCCGAAGGCTATGTTCGCGATCTGAACGGCGTGAACGTCGGGACTTACTCCGGGAAGGCCACGCTGCAGTTGGACGACCTGGTGGTCGCTCTGCGTGCGTTTGCTCCTTACTCGAAGGGAACCAACGACGTCGGCGTCTCGATCGACCCGACTCAGGAAGGCCTGGCCAAACTGAATCAGGTGATCGCTTCGATCCCACAAACGAGCGTTCGTCCTGGCGACACCCAGGCCATCGTCAGTGCGATGAAGAACGCCCTCGGCCTGCAGGTCGTTTCGGTTCGTGGCGTCTCGCCAAACACTCACTTCGCTCGCGTGATGGTCGAAGCCGACTATCGCATGAAACTGATTGGTATCGGGCTGGAACAGCCACCCGTCAACATTCCTAGCTACGTCGAAAAGGCCCGACCAGGCTCGATCGCCTCGAACGCGATGCAGCGTTGGTACTTCGTCCCGAACTACGACTGCGTCAAGGTTTCGGAAGATGGCCTGGCGATGGAACTGATGGGCGAAGGGGTCAAGCTGATCGGTGCCAGCGAAATGGTCACCATGCAGGGTGGTCGTCAGCAGACGAACGCCGTCGATCGTTCGAGCTATATGTTCACCTCGACCTTCACCAAGAAGTATGGCGAACTGGCCGAACGGGAAGCGGTCTTCGCTCAACTGCGAGACCTGATCGACATGCTGATTGCTGCCGCTTACATCCAGGAACAGGATTACTACCAGGAAAGCGGTTTCGACCTGGGTGTCTTCGCGGACGAAGATTCGTTCCCAGTCGAAAACCTGGCCGCTCCTGAAACGGTCGAAACGGCCGTCAACGCGATCTGGAAGGGCAATCGACTGCTGACCCCAATCGGCGGCGGTGTCGAAATCCGAGCCAAAGAAGCCCTCACCCCTGAAAATGTCCAGCAGGACGAAAAGGGTGAACTGGCCGAAACGCAGAAGGGTATCAACCTCGATAACCTGGCCGCTGGTCAGTGGTGGTGGGACTAG
- a CDS encoding peptidylprolyl isomerase gives MKVATIETNKGTIKLELFDDKVPKTVANFEKLAGEGFYDGLKFHRVIPDFMIQTGCPQGTGTGGPGYKFADEFHPDLKHDSPGILSMANAGPNTNGSQFFITHTETPWLDNKHSVFGKVTEGQDIVDAIEQGDKMEKVTVTEG, from the coding sequence ATGAAAGTCGCCACCATCGAAACCAACAAGGGCACCATCAAGCTGGAACTGTTCGACGACAAAGTCCCCAAGACGGTCGCCAACTTTGAAAAGCTCGCCGGCGAAGGCTTCTACGATGGGCTGAAGTTTCATCGCGTGATTCCTGACTTCATGATCCAGACTGGTTGCCCACAAGGCACCGGCACCGGCGGTCCTGGCTACAAGTTCGCCGACGAATTCCATCCAGACCTGAAGCACGACAGTCCTGGCATCCTGTCGATGGCCAATGCCGGTCCGAACACCAACGGATCGCAGTTCTTCATCACTCACACCGAAACCCCTTGGCTCGACAACAAGCACTCCGTCTTCGGTAAGGTTACCGAAGGCCAGGATATCGTCGATGCGATCGAACAAGGCGACAAGATGGAAAAAGTGACCGTCACCGAAGGCTAG
- a CDS encoding DUF4147 domain-containing protein, translating to MKRTPEQLAEDVQAIWQAGVDAVRSDQLVYDAVEVAGDTLYVGDSEFHLPAIKRIFVVGGGKAGAGMAVGLQRSLGEEVLESKHVHGILSVPADCVQALSHIQLKAGRPAGQNSPTVEGVEITRQILQLCQSMTVHDLCICLISGGGSALLPSPIDGISLGEKQDLTRFLSSNGANIEQLNTVRKQLSRFKGHGLAMQCQAGNLVSLIISDVLGDPLDVIASGPTVPNSTTAEDALNVLRSFGADSIERFKNVMSVLEAKAEHHPRNDSRTTCGVANYVIGNNAVAVDAAGIEAEKRGYSHVMHCSTGMEGEAEEVGQHLIRMGMKMRSEAGPDCLITGGEPVVRLADEAERGLGGRNQQLILAALQEAIEKQPANPLEGMAILSGGTDGEDGPTDAAGAWMDASSVEAMRQQGLDPEAFLKRNDAYHFFQPLDRLVKTGPTHTNVCDVRVVVVDRIQPQPK from the coding sequence ATGAAACGTACTCCGGAACAACTGGCCGAAGATGTCCAAGCCATCTGGCAGGCGGGCGTCGATGCCGTTCGTAGTGACCAGTTGGTGTACGACGCGGTCGAAGTGGCCGGCGATACGCTGTACGTGGGCGATTCCGAATTTCATTTGCCGGCGATCAAACGGATCTTTGTGGTTGGTGGCGGCAAGGCGGGGGCCGGTATGGCGGTCGGTCTGCAGCGGTCGCTGGGGGAAGAGGTTTTAGAGTCAAAGCACGTGCACGGAATCTTGTCGGTGCCGGCCGACTGCGTGCAAGCGTTGTCGCACATTCAGCTCAAAGCGGGACGCCCTGCCGGACAGAACTCGCCGACCGTCGAAGGAGTCGAGATCACGCGGCAGATCTTGCAGCTTTGTCAATCGATGACGGTGCACGACCTTTGTATCTGTTTGATCTCTGGTGGAGGCTCCGCCTTGCTTCCTTCGCCAATTGATGGGATCAGCCTGGGAGAGAAGCAAGACCTGACTCGGTTTCTCAGTTCCAATGGGGCGAACATCGAACAGCTTAACACGGTTCGTAAGCAGCTCAGCCGATTTAAAGGACATGGCCTGGCGATGCAGTGTCAGGCTGGCAATCTAGTCAGCTTGATCATCTCGGACGTGCTCGGCGATCCGCTCGACGTAATCGCGTCAGGGCCGACGGTGCCGAACTCGACGACCGCGGAAGATGCGTTGAACGTGTTGCGATCATTCGGTGCCGACTCGATCGAGCGTTTTAAGAACGTGATGAGCGTGCTCGAGGCGAAAGCGGAGCATCATCCGCGTAACGATTCGCGGACGACCTGTGGCGTGGCGAACTATGTCATCGGCAACAACGCGGTGGCGGTCGATGCGGCTGGGATTGAAGCCGAGAAGCGAGGCTACTCGCACGTGATGCATTGTTCGACCGGCATGGAAGGCGAAGCCGAGGAAGTTGGACAGCACTTGATTCGCATGGGAATGAAGATGCGAAGCGAAGCTGGTCCCGATTGTCTGATCACCGGTGGCGAACCGGTCGTGCGACTGGCCGACGAAGCGGAACGTGGACTGGGTGGTCGTAACCAGCAACTGATCTTGGCGGCCCTGCAAGAGGCGATCGAGAAGCAACCGGCAAATCCGCTCGAAGGGATGGCGATCTTGAGTGGCGGGACCGATGGCGAAGATGGCCCGACCGATGCCGCTGGAGCCTGGATGGATGCCAGCTCGGTCGAGGCGATGCGGCAGCAAGGGCTCGATCCGGAAGCGTTCCTCAAGCGAAACGATGCGTACCATTTCTTTCAACCGCTCGACCGCCTGGTGAAGACCGGGCCGACCCATACCAATGTGTGCGACGTGCGCGTGGTGGTGGTCGATCGCATTCAGCCGCAACCGAAGTAG
- a CDS encoding transcriptional regulator: MSQANERIEDQATTQDELPKDLVELAIMIAKLPTEHREVLEPAVNKVIENSRRRRRIYTLVQEALSQLRLDMKYLMFDLEATRRERDQYKADSNGNDEDI, from the coding sequence ATGAGCCAAGCCAACGAACGCATCGAAGACCAAGCCACCACCCAAGACGAATTGCCAAAGGACCTGGTTGAGCTGGCCATCATGATTGCCAAGTTGCCAACCGAACATCGCGAAGTCCTGGAACCAGCGGTGAACAAGGTCATCGAAAACAGCCGTCGTCGTCGCCGGATCTATACCCTGGTCCAGGAAGCCCTCAGCCAACTGCGGTTGGACATGAAGTACCTGATGTTTGACCTGGAAGCGACTCGTCGCGAACGCGATCAGTACAAAGCCGACTCCAACGGCAACGACGAAGACATCTAA